In Bacteroidota bacterium, one genomic interval encodes:
- a CDS encoding acyl-CoA desaturase, with the protein MSLALLIFFFSHWFLSLFFHTAFLHRYGSHGMYKMGPRTERVFYFLTWFFQGSSYLIPRAYAVMHRMHHEYSDTKQDPHSPHFFKDVFGMMIHTKKIYNDFVTGKRSPDSQFAANLPVWAKLDAFGDHRFTRVAWGVIYSLVYFYFIIYHGASPFWLLLLPIHFLMGPIQGATVNWCGHKYGYSNYENHDHSKNSEPWGIILMGELHQNNHHMYPQSLNFAQKWWEFDITYPVLKVLSWLGIIQIVKVEK; encoded by the coding sequence ATGTCGTTAGCGTTATTGATTTTCTTTTTTTCACATTGGTTTCTGTCCTTATTTTTCCATACTGCCTTTTTGCACCGTTATGGCTCGCATGGCATGTATAAAATGGGACCGCGCACCGAGAGGGTATTTTATTTTTTAACATGGTTTTTTCAGGGCTCTTCGTATTTGATTCCGCGTGCCTATGCAGTAATGCACCGCATGCATCACGAGTATAGCGATACCAAACAAGATCCCCATTCACCACATTTTTTTAAGGACGTTTTTGGTATGATGATTCATACCAAAAAGATTTATAATGATTTTGTAACAGGCAAGCGCTCACCCGATTCGCAATTTGCTGCCAACCTCCCGGTTTGGGCTAAGTTAGACGCCTTCGGAGACCACCGCTTCACAAGAGTTGCTTGGGGCGTGATATATAGTCTTGTTTACTTTTATTTTATCATTTATCATGGAGCATCGCCTTTCTGGTTATTATTACTTCCTATTCATTTTTTAATGGGCCCAATACAGGGAGCTACCGTTAATTGGTGTGGTCATAAGTATGGTTATAGTAATTACGAAAATCATGACCATAGCAAGAACTCAGAGCCATGGGGAATTATTCTGATGGGCGAGTTGCATCAAAACAATCATCACATGTATCCGCAAAGTTTAAACTTTGCGCAAAAATGGTGGGAGTTTGATATTACCTATCCGGTTTTAAAAGTTTTGTCCTGGTTAGGGATTATACAAATAGTGAAAGTAGAAAAGTAA